In Lewinellaceae bacterium, a single window of DNA contains:
- a CDS encoding AAA family ATPase, with amino-acid sequence MTYDNFTTKSQESILQAQRIAAGLNQQQVDTPHLILGIMQIEEHVASFLLGKMDVNIITLKLRLNEAIKGYPKVEGTEKQFLTKEANQSLARAKKMLPDFGDEYISIELILLGILTGKDKGGQILKALGATEEGLRAAIEELRKGRQVTDQNAEESYNALNKFAVNLNERAESGKLDPIVGRDEEIRRVLHILSRRKKNNPILVGEAGVGKTAIVEGIAWRIVKGDVPENLREKKIYTLDIAGLIAGAKFKGDFEERLRGVIKEVANSGGEVILFIDEIHTLIGAGGGQGGVDAANILKPALARGELRTIGATTLDEYQKYFEKDKALVRRFQTVLIEEPSVEDTISILRGLQERYEVYHKIEILDGALVAAAELSHRYITDRQLPDKAIDLIDEAAAKLRLELDSVPELVDEWDRRVRQLEIEREALKREGDTKKVEILNGQIANAREKRDSIRASWKNEKEVVDTIQGIKKRIEELELEASKAERNSDFELVAKIRYGELQEQQVLLKAAEEKLARLPEEERYTNDEVTADDIAGVVSRWTGIPVNKMMQSEKDKLLRMEEELHKRLIGQDEAVRAVSDAVRRSRAGLQDSDRPIGSFIFLGPTGVGKTELAKALAEVLFDDEKAITRIDMSEYQERHNVSRLVGAPPGYVGYDEGGQLTEAVRRRPYSIVLLDEIEKAHHDTFNILLQVLDDGRLTDNKGRVANFRNTIIIMTSNMGAETILENFEDLDVLGDDKRQEILDATKDEVFDLLKDQLRPEFLNRIDEQIMFLPLTKEEIKQIMRLLLRKVDKMLAQQSLVLRLSPAAEDLLADLGYDPQFGARPMKRVLQKEVINELSKLVLAGTFAAGDTIYVDAKGDELTFSKEPFKGASAPPKKEKAPAVKTEKQQEAEKKEASDERKRQLEELEKATRDVEDAVKGVKKEKGK; translated from the coding sequence ATGACCTACGATAATTTCACCACAAAATCCCAGGAATCCATCCTTCAGGCCCAGCGCATTGCCGCCGGCCTCAACCAGCAACAGGTCGACACGCCGCACCTCATCCTCGGCATCATGCAGATCGAAGAGCATGTAGCCTCCTTCCTGCTCGGCAAGATGGACGTCAATATTATCACCTTGAAGCTGCGCCTGAACGAGGCCATCAAGGGCTACCCCAAGGTGGAAGGCACGGAGAAACAGTTTCTTACCAAGGAGGCCAACCAGTCGCTGGCGCGCGCCAAGAAGATGCTGCCCGATTTTGGCGACGAGTACATCTCTATCGAACTCATCCTGCTGGGAATCCTCACCGGCAAGGATAAGGGGGGGCAAATTCTCAAAGCCCTGGGCGCCACCGAAGAAGGCCTGCGCGCTGCCATCGAAGAATTGCGCAAGGGCCGCCAGGTGACCGACCAGAACGCCGAGGAAAGCTACAACGCCCTCAATAAATTTGCGGTCAACCTCAACGAGCGGGCCGAAAGCGGCAAGCTCGACCCCATCGTCGGGCGGGACGAGGAAATCCGCCGCGTGCTGCACATCCTGAGCCGCCGCAAGAAGAACAACCCCATCCTGGTCGGCGAAGCCGGCGTGGGCAAAACGGCCATCGTAGAGGGCATCGCCTGGCGCATCGTCAAGGGCGACGTGCCGGAAAACCTGCGGGAGAAAAAGATTTATACGCTGGACATCGCCGGCCTCATCGCCGGCGCGAAATTCAAAGGCGATTTTGAAGAGCGCCTCCGGGGGGTCATCAAAGAAGTGGCCAACTCGGGCGGCGAGGTCATTCTCTTTATCGACGAAATCCACACCCTCATCGGCGCCGGCGGCGGGCAAGGGGGCGTAGACGCCGCCAACATCCTCAAGCCGGCCCTGGCGCGGGGAGAACTGCGCACCATCGGCGCCACCACCCTGGATGAGTACCAGAAGTACTTCGAAAAAGACAAGGCCCTGGTGCGCCGCTTTCAGACGGTGCTCATCGAGGAGCCCAGCGTGGAAGACACCATCTCCATCCTGCGCGGCCTGCAGGAGCGCTACGAGGTCTACCACAAGATCGAAATTCTGGACGGAGCGCTGGTCGCCGCCGCCGAGCTCTCCCACCGCTACATCACCGACCGCCAACTGCCCGACAAGGCCATCGACCTCATTGACGAGGCCGCCGCCAAGCTCCGCCTGGAACTGGACTCTGTGCCGGAACTGGTGGATGAATGGGACCGCCGGGTGCGCCAGCTGGAGATCGAACGGGAAGCGTTGAAACGGGAGGGAGACACAAAAAAGGTGGAGATCCTGAACGGGCAGATCGCCAATGCCCGGGAAAAACGAGACTCCATCCGCGCTTCCTGGAAGAATGAAAAAGAGGTCGTCGACACCATACAAGGCATTAAAAAACGCATCGAAGAACTGGAGCTGGAAGCCAGCAAGGCGGAACGCAACAGCGACTTTGAACTGGTGGCCAAAATCCGCTACGGCGAATTGCAGGAACAGCAGGTTTTGCTGAAAGCAGCCGAAGAAAAACTGGCCCGACTGCCGGAAGAGGAGCGCTACACTAACGACGAAGTCACCGCCGACGACATCGCCGGGGTGGTCTCCCGCTGGACGGGCATCCCGGTCAACAAGATGATGCAGAGCGAGAAGGACAAGCTGCTGCGCATGGAGGAGGAACTCCACAAGCGGCTCATCGGGCAGGACGAAGCGGTGCGCGCCGTCTCCGACGCCGTGCGGCGCAGCCGCGCCGGCCTGCAGGACAGCGACCGCCCCATCGGCTCCTTTATCTTCCTGGGACCGACCGGCGTAGGCAAAACGGAGCTGGCCAAGGCCCTGGCCGAAGTGCTTTTCGACGACGAAAAAGCCATCACCCGAATCGACATGAGCGAATACCAGGAGCGCCACAACGTCAGCCGCCTGGTGGGCGCTCCTCCGGGCTACGTGGGCTACGATGAAGGCGGCCAACTGACCGAAGCCGTGCGCCGCCGCCCCTATTCCATCGTGCTGCTCGACGAGATCGAAAAGGCCCACCACGATACCTTCAACATCCTGCTGCAGGTGCTCGACGACGGCCGCCTGACCGACAATAAGGGCCGCGTGGCCAACTTCCGCAACACCATCATCATCATGACTTCCAACATGGGCGCGGAGACGATCCTGGAAAACTTCGAAGACCTGGATGTGCTGGGCGACGACAAGCGCCAGGAAATCCTCGACGCCACCAAAGACGAGGTCTTCGACCTGCTCAAGGACCAACTGCGCCCCGAATTCCTCAACCGCATCGACGAACAGATCATGTTCCTGCCGCTGACCAAAGAGGAGATCAAGCAGATCATGCGGCTGCTGTTGCGCAAAGTGGACAAAATGCTGGCGCAGCAGTCCCTGGTGCTCCGCTTGAGCCCTGCCGCCGAAGACCTGCTGGCCGACCTGGGCTACGACCCGCAGTTTGGCGCCCGCCCCATGAAGCGCGTGCTGCAGAAGGAGGTCATCAACGAGTTGTCTAAACTGGTATTGGCGGGTACGTTCGCTGCCGGCGACACCATTTATGTAGATGCGAAAGGGGATGAGCTCACTTTCTCGAAGGAGCCGTTCAAAGGCGCGTCGGCCCCGCCGAAAAAAGAGAAAGCACCCGCTGTAAAAACGGAAAAACAACAGGAAGCGGAGAAAAAGGAAGCTTCTGATGAACGCAAGCGGCAACTGGAGGAGTTGGAGAAAGCTACCCGGGATGTTGAGGATGCGGTGAAGGGGGTGAAGAAGGAGAAGGGTAAATAG
- a CDS encoding AAA family ATPase: MKKYPIGIQDFRKLREGGYLYIDKTEAIFDLVESGQYYFLSRPRRFGKSLLISTLKYLFQGERELFEGLWIEDKHNFEPHPVLHFSFSTLGYKDIGLEAGLHQALDNKAKEAGFSLAQKGIGPRFQELISQLANGGRKVVLLIDEYDKPLVDYIDQPEQAEINRDILKNFFSIIKDADPYLRFFLITGVSKFSKVSLFSDLNHLRDITLVEQFEAIAGYTQVELETSFEPDIERLAQKNGQSTDELKEEIRLWYNGYSWGTETRLYNPFSILNLFASEQFANYWWETGTPTFLVKRLKQGFHYNLEAIDIGSDVFESYTLENLNWQSLLFQTGYLTIKAYHKEDRLYTLGYPNLEVKDAMHRHLLGTFRESDKSESQALFVKIKRSLESGDLERLITLVNILFSTIPYQIFQQKREAFFHAVLHLTFSGVGLLVQSEVSTAKGRVDTIVHTQDRIYVMEFKLDASADSALHQIREKRYGSPFLNQGKEVIALGVNFSSAEKIVAEWQAVPYQSLLVGA, from the coding sequence ATGAAAAAGTACCCCATCGGCATACAGGATTTTCGCAAGCTGAGAGAAGGCGGCTATCTTTACATTGATAAAACGGAAGCGATCTTTGATCTGGTTGAATCGGGGCAGTACTACTTCCTTTCCCGCCCCAGGCGCTTTGGAAAATCGTTGTTGATCTCTACACTTAAGTACCTGTTTCAGGGGGAGCGGGAGCTGTTTGAGGGCTTGTGGATTGAGGATAAGCATAATTTTGAACCGCACCCGGTGCTGCATTTTTCCTTCAGCACTTTGGGGTATAAAGATATCGGACTGGAGGCAGGCCTTCATCAGGCGCTTGATAATAAAGCAAAAGAAGCAGGTTTTAGCTTGGCCCAGAAAGGTATTGGGCCCCGTTTTCAGGAGTTGATCAGTCAACTGGCAAATGGGGGGCGAAAGGTAGTTTTGCTCATAGATGAATACGACAAACCGCTTGTAGATTATATCGACCAGCCGGAACAGGCGGAGATCAACCGCGATATTTTAAAAAATTTCTTTTCCATCATCAAAGATGCTGATCCGTACCTGCGTTTCTTTTTGATCACCGGGGTATCCAAGTTCAGCAAAGTATCTCTTTTTTCAGATCTGAACCATTTGCGGGATATTACCTTAGTGGAGCAGTTTGAGGCGATTGCCGGCTATACCCAGGTGGAATTGGAAACCTCTTTTGAGCCAGACATAGAACGGCTTGCTCAAAAAAACGGGCAATCAACCGATGAATTGAAGGAAGAAATCAGGCTTTGGTACAATGGATACAGTTGGGGGACAGAGACCAGGCTGTACAATCCCTTCTCCATCCTCAATCTCTTTGCCTCGGAGCAATTCGCCAACTACTGGTGGGAGACGGGGACGCCTACTTTTCTGGTCAAACGCCTGAAACAGGGCTTTCACTATAACCTGGAAGCGATTGATATTGGATCGGATGTATTTGAGAGCTATACCCTTGAAAACCTGAACTGGCAATCTTTACTGTTCCAAACCGGCTATCTGACCATTAAGGCCTACCACAAAGAAGATCGATTATATACCTTAGGGTATCCCAATCTGGAAGTGAAAGATGCCATGCACAGGCATCTGCTTGGCACGTTCAGAGAAAGTGATAAATCTGAAAGCCAGGCTCTGTTCGTAAAAATAAAACGGTCGCTGGAATCCGGAGACCTGGAACGCCTGATAACACTTGTCAATATCTTATTTTCCACCATTCCCTATCAAATATTTCAGCAAAAACGGGAGGCCTTCTTCCACGCAGTCTTGCATTTGACATTCTCCGGAGTTGGCCTGCTCGTGCAATCCGAAGTGAGCACAGCCAAAGGCAGGGTGGATACCATTGTCCATACCCAAGATCGGATTTATGTGATGGAGTTCAAGCTGGATGCCTCAGCAGATTCTGCGCTTCATCAAATTCGGGAAAAACGCTATGGAAGTCCGTTTCTCAACCAGGGAAAAGAAGTCATTGCTTTGGGTGTAAATTTTAGCTCCGCAGAAAAAATAGTGGCCGAATGGCAGGCCGTTCCTTACCAATCTTTGCTGGTTGGCGCCTGA
- a CDS encoding AraC family transcriptional regulator has product MNSNLSVSEIACETGFANPSYFTNIFTQEFGTRPYYWTFGGYRVNV; this is encoded by the coding sequence CTGAATTCCAATCTGTCCGTCTCCGAAATTGCTTGCGAAACCGGTTTTGCCAACCCTTCTTATTTTACCAACATTTTTACTCAAGAATTTGGCACCAGGCCATACTACTGGACATTTGGGGGCTATCGTGTAAATGTGTGA
- a CDS encoding PKD domain-containing protein — translation MFKLLIPKLILFFAFALALLPKGQAQDDYQIIGPTGICAGGCGTYSISPADSLFFEFFWSYDEDPSVILSNEPQVTICPQAPGVYQLNLLAYSANGTTFADSILIEVYQDFFYAEVFSDAAAVCPTANGPPQDSITQSCDVVCANSRVTYSIEEFAGTSTTYDYTITGGGQVVEQNFNQLVVDWETPGAGTITFIFFDFCGQPFTITKCVDILEDPIASFTTTPSAVNDTVTICQGQEVLFQNTSQYAESFIWNLGNGATSTNTNASATYNNPGTYTVELTAYNACLCSDAATLTVVVEAGESPIVDCVGTICENTLGTYTAQASCGTYTWTVSSNGTVVDGGGPGDDYVSVDWGAGPEGIIELTVEDCPALNTCLQPSFIRVPILSEDAAIAGPANVCLGDIGTYSITPYGGTSFDWSVSNFGTILSGQGTEEIVVEWFDGFLPNEQQWVAVSFDNCYLGCGGADTLEVTINPEFTVTGPIENCQGQSSGYSTRSIPGNAPVSCNWRVEAADGSVVWTSAAPTAMPTVDWNFPAGTYRLIAEPDNANDYCTPQNTTIIAVTAPPPAVDAILGDQLICPGQTYTYEAQSPLANARFRWAVNDGGTMTVREGRKINVSFGAMPPYELSVIQIDGLDCESASLSLPLSTIPGLMVSGPADACDEGISTFTTDVYTGLEYSWSIAPAGAGTIIGEEDEASVDILWHYTGPATVTVQSCSQSADLNLQVHGLPEPVVQHPPALCPNETTQVQTSVPFSGYEWFDKEGSLLSTDPAPFLSAGTYRLIATDANGCPGDTTFRIMPYPESDISISTPDPNVFCNAAPNTRLVAVNTDAGYNYQWYLDGSPVGTNSPRYTAVAFGSYYVEITDVNGCIFQSNSIPVIESCTGGGIPGVGCPFLVNMGMDIQTTAVCNEHNYQNTSTGFIPGTTTWNFSDPASGANNFSNLDNPSHAFTQPGYFRIIMTADYDDPLNPGTATTCGIFRVDSVIMAANFSADTACAGVPVPFTDLSTFLPSYSITNWAWDFGDPASGANNTASTANPMHTFDSPGLYTVNLEVTSSEGCTASISQEIEVYGPPSVSFEDPGISCEATALPFTADAGPEVVSVQWDFGDPASGEANSSELMAAYHRFEAPGMYTVTLTAQSIYGCENSFSRDITVEPNALSGAIAASQPSPLCEGDTSILSAPTGGIGWLWSTGDTTASIEVFETGIYSLTITDDIGCSYEPSPFDMEVLPAPDATIRGVTYDEFGQPTGYAYDGFQACFGTDIFLEVIANPQYSYTWSNGVAGTQIEFSEDRNNLLPVGTHDIFVAVTNNTTGCPDTVGPFTVEVHPLPAQVQITANPSGPNCESTPVTFSVTNPDPTLTYRWNNGLEGPTMTASQAGEYFATAVNAFGCEAESNRLEITAGPNINLIPSGCYSRCRPDTLCLPEVPGITSYQWYFNGSPLGPLQSGMPELIADQSGEYYVEMTNGDGCTLTSGPLVLEMFDGVGTILGEVYVDVNGNGVIDAADTTYSGAVLDLLQNGTVVGNTLSNPDGSYAFPNIAADAYTVRLDTNSTSPLGILVNTVDTAFTGCGVNIFVNWLLQDCPTVMEATTLSGCESINYGGASFTRDTSFVAAYTTASGCDSLENVTIVILQPTSSALELSACTGSTVEYDGVQLNPGQVRAFNFTNAVGCDSTVIVTVLELQPTSSSLELSACTGATADYNGTALSPGQQQDFTFTNAAGCDSIVTVSVVELQATGSVLELSACPGSTADYNGTALSPGQQQDFTFANAAGCDSVVTVSVVELPTTSSELELSACPGSTADYNGTALSPGQQQEFTFTNAVGCDSIVTVSVTALPTSETLVQLEACPGETAFFGSTPIPAGQAMDFSFTNQAGCDSLIRVEVAGLPTYREDVELTTCQDSIFFAGMMLPVGSTELVLATQSGCDSVLAVQVTQYPEEQTEVVLEACPDSTVTYEGQALAPGEEATVTLASQFGCDSVVHVLVQAYPAPGLEAMVEDDCPDSSIGAIIGAVTLDTEPPYSFSLDGSTYTDNPLFDGLEAGAYTLFLRDGRGCTASVPVEVEQMAPLVIEVKQDSLACDKPSATLSVQVLSGDEASLSILWSDGSTGPSLQVDSAGSYTLQVSDICQTIVREIFVPAPAVKVEQLLYVPNAFSPNEDGTNDAFLPAAASDVAFDEYEFKVFNRWGAELFGTDQFSEGWDGTVKGQRQNGGLYVWYVKGRARVCGQVVEVYKEGDVVLMR, via the coding sequence ATGTTCAAACTACTTATCCCAAAACTGATCTTATTTTTCGCATTTGCGCTTGCGCTGCTTCCCAAAGGCCAGGCACAGGACGATTACCAGATCATTGGCCCTACGGGAATCTGTGCCGGAGGGTGCGGCACCTATTCTATTTCTCCCGCAGACAGCTTGTTCTTTGAGTTCTTCTGGTCTTATGACGAGGACCCCAGCGTTATCCTTTCCAATGAACCTCAGGTGACCATCTGCCCCCAAGCGCCCGGCGTTTACCAACTCAACCTCCTCGCTTACAGCGCCAATGGCACCACGTTTGCAGATTCTATTCTCATCGAAGTTTATCAGGATTTCTTCTACGCCGAGGTTTTCTCCGATGCTGCCGCTGTCTGCCCAACAGCAAACGGGCCGCCTCAGGATAGCATTACCCAGTCCTGTGACGTCGTGTGCGCCAACAGCAGGGTGACGTACAGCATAGAAGAATTTGCAGGCACTTCTACTACTTATGATTATACCATAACCGGAGGAGGGCAGGTAGTCGAACAAAATTTCAATCAACTCGTCGTCGATTGGGAAACCCCGGGAGCAGGAACGATAACTTTTATTTTCTTCGACTTCTGCGGCCAGCCGTTCACTATCACTAAATGCGTGGACATCCTGGAAGACCCCATCGCCAGTTTCACCACTACTCCGTCCGCTGTGAACGATACCGTCACCATCTGCCAGGGGCAGGAGGTGCTGTTTCAGAATACCAGCCAGTACGCGGAGTCCTTTATCTGGAATTTGGGCAACGGCGCCACTTCCACCAATACCAATGCCTCCGCCACCTACAATAACCCTGGAACGTATACCGTAGAGCTGACAGCTTACAATGCCTGCCTGTGCTCGGACGCCGCTACTCTCACCGTCGTCGTGGAGGCGGGCGAAAGCCCCATCGTCGACTGCGTGGGCACCATCTGCGAAAATACTCTGGGCACCTACACCGCCCAGGCCAGTTGCGGCACGTATACCTGGACGGTGAGCAGCAACGGCACCGTCGTCGACGGCGGCGGGCCTGGCGATGATTACGTTTCGGTCGACTGGGGCGCCGGCCCGGAAGGCATCATCGAATTAACTGTAGAAGACTGCCCGGCCCTCAACACCTGCTTGCAGCCCTCCTTCATCCGGGTACCCATTCTCTCCGAGGACGCCGCGATCGCCGGGCCGGCCAACGTTTGCCTGGGCGACATCGGCACCTACAGCATTACGCCCTACGGCGGCACTTCCTTCGACTGGTCGGTGTCTAACTTCGGCACCATCCTTTCCGGGCAGGGCACCGAGGAGATCGTAGTGGAGTGGTTCGACGGATTCCTGCCCAACGAGCAACAATGGGTGGCCGTTTCCTTCGACAACTGCTACCTGGGCTGCGGCGGCGCCGATACGCTGGAAGTGACTATCAACCCCGAGTTTACGGTCACCGGCCCCATCGAGAACTGCCAGGGGCAGAGCAGCGGCTACAGTACCCGCAGTATCCCCGGCAACGCGCCGGTAAGCTGCAACTGGCGGGTGGAAGCGGCCGACGGCAGCGTAGTGTGGACATCTGCCGCGCCTACCGCCATGCCTACCGTTGACTGGAACTTTCCAGCCGGCACTTACCGGCTCATCGCCGAACCGGATAATGCCAACGATTATTGCACCCCGCAAAACACGACCATTATAGCTGTAACAGCGCCACCGCCGGCCGTGGACGCTATCCTGGGCGATCAACTGATCTGCCCGGGCCAAACCTATACCTACGAGGCGCAGTCGCCCCTGGCCAACGCCCGCTTCCGCTGGGCAGTCAACGACGGGGGAACCATGACGGTGCGGGAAGGCCGCAAGATCAACGTGAGCTTCGGCGCTATGCCGCCTTACGAGCTCAGCGTCATACAGATCGACGGGCTGGATTGTGAATCAGCCTCCCTCAGCCTGCCGCTCAGCACCATACCCGGACTTATGGTCAGCGGGCCTGCCGATGCCTGCGACGAGGGTATTTCCACCTTTACAACGGATGTGTATACTGGGCTGGAATACAGCTGGTCCATCGCTCCCGCCGGAGCGGGCACCATTATTGGGGAAGAAGACGAGGCCAGTGTGGATATTCTTTGGCATTATACCGGCCCGGCAACCGTAACGGTGCAGAGTTGCAGCCAATCCGCCGATCTCAACCTGCAGGTTCACGGCCTGCCCGAACCGGTTGTGCAGCATCCGCCTGCCCTGTGCCCCAACGAAACCACCCAGGTGCAAACTTCCGTGCCCTTCAGCGGCTATGAATGGTTCGATAAAGAAGGCAGCCTCCTGTCTACCGATCCGGCGCCCTTCCTGTCGGCGGGAACCTACCGCCTCATCGCCACCGACGCCAATGGCTGCCCCGGCGACACCACCTTCCGCATCATGCCCTATCCCGAATCGGATATTTCCATTTCAACGCCGGACCCCAATGTCTTTTGCAACGCCGCCCCTAATACCCGCCTGGTGGCCGTCAATACTGACGCTGGCTACAACTACCAATGGTACCTGGATGGAAGCCCGGTGGGGACAAATTCCCCGCGTTACACAGCGGTAGCCTTTGGCAGTTACTACGTGGAGATTACCGACGTGAACGGTTGCATTTTCCAGTCTAATTCGATACCCGTGATAGAGAGTTGTACCGGCGGCGGCATCCCCGGCGTGGGCTGCCCTTTCCTGGTGAACATGGGCATGGACATTCAAACCACTGCGGTATGCAATGAGCACAATTACCAGAACACCTCCACCGGCTTTATTCCGGGAACCACCACCTGGAACTTTAGCGATCCGGCCAGTGGGGCGAACAACTTTTCTAACCTCGACAATCCTTCCCATGCCTTCACCCAGCCGGGATACTTCCGCATTATCATGACGGCTGATTATGACGACCCGCTGAATCCCGGAACGGCCACCACCTGTGGGATCTTTCGGGTAGACTCGGTGATCATGGCCGCCAATTTCAGCGCAGATACGGCCTGTGCAGGGGTTCCCGTCCCCTTTACTGACCTGTCCACTTTCCTGCCTTCCTATTCCATCACCAACTGGGCGTGGGACTTTGGGGACCCGGCCAGCGGCGCCAATAATACGGCCTCGACAGCCAATCCAATGCATACGTTCGACAGCCCGGGGTTGTACACGGTGAACCTGGAAGTCACCAGTTCGGAAGGCTGCACGGCCAGCATCAGCCAGGAGATCGAAGTGTACGGCCCGCCGTCGGTGAGTTTTGAGGATCCCGGCATCAGTTGCGAGGCCACCGCGCTGCCTTTCACAGCCGATGCCGGCCCGGAGGTAGTAAGCGTTCAGTGGGACTTCGGCGACCCGGCCAGCGGGGAGGCCAACAGCTCGGAGCTGATGGCGGCTTACCACCGTTTTGAAGCGCCGGGCATGTACACTGTTACCCTCACCGCCCAAAGCATCTATGGCTGCGAGAACAGCTTCAGTCGGGATATAACTGTGGAGCCCAACGCCCTGAGCGGCGCCATTGCCGCTTCCCAACCCTCTCCCTTGTGCGAGGGCGATACCAGCATCCTCAGCGCTCCGACGGGCGGCATCGGGTGGCTGTGGTCTACCGGCGACACCACAGCGTCTATTGAGGTATTCGAAACCGGCATTTACAGCCTGACGATAACCGATGACATCGGTTGCTCCTACGAGCCATCTCCTTTTGACATGGAGGTGCTGCCGGCCCCCGACGCCACCATCCGCGGCGTAACGTACGACGAATTCGGCCAGCCCACCGGTTATGCCTACGATGGCTTTCAGGCTTGTTTCGGAACGGATATCTTCCTGGAAGTGATTGCCAACCCGCAGTATTCTTACACCTGGAGCAATGGCGTTGCCGGCACGCAGATCGAATTCAGCGAGGACCGCAATAACCTGCTGCCCGTCGGCACGCACGACATTTTCGTAGCCGTAACCAACAACACCACCGGCTGCCCGGACACGGTGGGGCCATTCACGGTGGAAGTCCATCCTCTGCCCGCCCAGGTGCAGATCACCGCCAACCCGTCGGGGCCCAACTGCGAAAGCACTCCGGTGACGTTCAGCGTCACCAATCCGGACCCCACGCTTACTTACCGCTGGAACAACGGCCTGGAAGGGCCCACCATGACGGCCAGCCAGGCGGGCGAGTATTTCGCCACCGCCGTCAATGCATTTGGCTGCGAAGCGGAAAGCAACCGCCTGGAGATTACCGCCGGCCCGAACATCAACCTCATCCCCAGTGGCTGCTACAGCCGCTGCCGGCCCGACACGCTTTGCCTGCCGGAGGTTCCGGGCATCACCAGCTACCAGTGGTATTTCAACGGCAGCCCGCTGGGGCCGCTGCAAAGCGGCATGCCGGAACTGATCGCTGATCAGAGCGGGGAGTATTATGTAGAAATGACCAACGGGGACGGCTGCACGCTCACCTCCGGCCCGCTCGTCCTGGAAATGTTCGATGGGGTGGGCACCATCCTCGGCGAAGTGTATGTGGATGTAAATGGCAACGGAGTGATCGACGCCGCCGACACTACTTACAGCGGCGCCGTGCTGGATTTGCTGCAAAATGGCACAGTGGTAGGCAACACGCTTTCCAACCCGGACGGTTCCTACGCTTTTCCCAACATAGCAGCCGATGCCTATACCGTGCGGCTGGATACCAACAGCACCAGCCCGCTGGGCATTCTGGTGAATACGGTGGACACCGCTTTCACCGGCTGCGGCGTCAACATCTTCGTCAACTGGCTGCTGCAGGATTGCCCTACGGTGATGGAGGCAACGACGTTGAGTGGCTGCGAGTCGATCAATTATGGCGGGGCCTCCTTCACCCGCGACACCAGTTTTGTAGCCGCCTATACTACTGCTTCCGGCTGCGACTCGCTGGAAAATGTAACCATCGTTATACTTCAACCCACCAGTTCAGCGCTAGAGTTGTCCGCCTGCACCGGAAGCACTGTCGAGTACGATGGTGTGCAACTCAACCCCGGGCAGGTGAGGGCCTTTAACTTCACCAATGCCGTCGGCTGTGATTCTACCGTCATCGTCACCGTACTGGAACTGCAACCTACCAGCTCCAGCCTGGAACTCAGCGCCTGTACCGGCGCTACTGCCGATTACAACGGAACGGCGCTCAGCCCTGGCCAGCAGCAGGATTTCACCTTTACCAATGCCGCCGGGTGCGATTCTATTGTCACTGTTAGTGTAGTAGAACTACAAGCCACCGGTTCAGTACTGGAACTCAGCGCCTGCCCGGGCAGCACCGCCGATTACAACGGCACGGCGCTCAGCCCTGGCCAGCAGCAGGATTTCACCTTTGCCAATGCCGCCGGATGCGATTCCGTTGTTACTGTTAGCGTAGTAGAACTGCCCACCACCAGTTCGGAGCTGGAACTCAGTGCTTGCCCGGGCAGCACTGCCGATTACAATGGCACGGCGCTCAGCCCCGGGCAGCAGCAGGAGTTTACCTTTACCAATGCCGTTGGGTGTGATTCTATCGTAACCGTCAGCGTTACCGCACTGCCGACCAGTGAAACGCTCGTACAACTGGAGGCCTGCCCCGGGGAAACCGCCTTTTTCGGCAGTACCCCTATTCCCGCCGGCCAGGCAATGGACTTTTCGTTCACCAACCAAGCCGGCTGCGATTCCCTGATCCGGGTGGAAGTGGCAGGACTGCCCACCTATCGGGAAGACGTGGAGCTGACTACCTGCCAGGACAGCATTTTCTTTGCCGGCATGATGCTGCCGGTGGGTAGCACGGAGCTGGTGCTGGCCACCCAAAGCGGCTGCGACTCGGTACTCGCCGTTCAGGTCACCCAATACCCGGAGGAGCAAACCGAGGTAGTGCTTGAGGCTTGCCCGGACAGCACCGTGACCTACGAGGGCCAAGCGCTCGCCCCGGGTGAGGAGGCAACCGTAACCCTCGCCAGCCAGTTTGGCTGCGATTCGGTGGTGCACGTACTGGTGCAAGCCTACCCGGCCCCCGGCCTGGAAGCAATGGTGGAAGACGACTGCCCGGACAGCAGCATCGGCGCCATCATTGGCGCGGTAACCCTGGATACCGAACCGCCCTACAGCTTCTCGCTCGACGGCAGCACGTATACTGACAATCCGTTGTTCGACGGGCTGGAAGCTGGCGCGTACACCCTTTTCCTTCGCGACGGCAGGGGCTGCACCGCTTCTGTGCCCGTAGAGGTGGAACAAATGGCCCCACTGGTTATCGAAGTCAAGCAGGATTCCCTGGCCTGCGACAAGCCGTCGGCCACCCTTTCTGTCCAGGTGCTCTCCGGCGACGAGGCCAGCCTGTCGATCCTTTGGAGCGACGGCAGCACCGGCCCCAGCCTGCAGGTGGACAGCGCCGGCTCTTATACCCTGCAGGTGAGCGACATCTGCCAAACCATCGTCCGGGAGATTTTCGTTCCCGCGCCGGCGGTGAAAGTGGAGCAGTTGCTCTACGTGCCTAACGCCTTCTCGCCCAACGAGGATGGGACGAACGATGCTTTCCTGCCTGCCGCCGCTTCCGACGTGGCCTTTGACGAGTACGAATTCAAAGTCTTCAACCGCTGGGGCGCCGAGCTGTTCGGCACGGACCAGTTTTCGGAAGGCTGGGACGGGACGGTCAAGGGGCAGCGTCAGAATGGGGGGTTGTATGTTTGGTATGTGAAGGGCCGGGCGCGGGTTTGCGGGCAGGTGGTGGAGGTTTATAAGGAGGGGGATGTGGTGTTGATGCGGTGA